The DNA segment GGCTCATTCCGTCCACCTCGAAGGTGGGCAGATTCAGCGCGTGAGCAAACCTCAACTCAGCGTCCGACAGCAGCGGGAAAGGGAGGTGGAGCCGCCCCGCCGCCTCGGCCTGATAAGCCGTGCCCTGCGTGCTGAGGCCAAAGACACGCGCCCCGGCAGCCTGCAACTCGGCGTGATGGTCCCGGAAGGCGCAGGATTGCGGCGTGCAACCCCGCGCCCCCGGAATGGCATCCCAGTCGGTGGGCAGGGGTTGATCCGGCTGTCCTGTGCGTGGGTAGGCATACAGCACGGTCAGGCCGGTGAGAGCGGAGAGGTCAACGGGCGGACCCTCCGTGGCGGGCAGCGCAAGAGCGGGCAGCCTGCGCCCCGGCAGATGGTCACAGGCCCCGTCATCGACTGGGGCCACCAGACCCTCCGGCAGCCGTTCGAGCCTATCCAGCTCAGCCCCGCTCACACCAGTTCGATAATGCTGGCGTCCGAGATGATCATCTTGAGGGTGCGCGGCATTTCGCGGCCCCCACGCACCTGCGCCCGCACGCCGATCAGGCAGTCTTGCAGGCGGCGGTAGGTGTTCTCGATCACCGCCTCGGCGTCGATGACGCTGTGTTCGACTTCG comes from the Deinococcus sp. AJ005 genome and includes:
- a CDS encoding peroxiredoxin codes for the protein MSGAELDRLERLPEGLVAPVDDGACDHLPGRRLPALALPATEGPPVDLSALTGLTVLYAYPRTGQPDQPLPTDWDAIPGARGCTPQSCAFRDHHAELQAAGARVFGLSTQGTAYQAEAAGRLHLPFPLLSDAELRFAHALNLPTFEVDGMSLLRRVTLIIRDGVIQKVFYPVFPPDQNAAQVLAWLAESHPAPAVS